From the Halococcus salsus genome, one window contains:
- a CDS encoding transcriptional regulator: protein MENANATTRERIADYLRERTAAAGTIANEFDIPTNDALSHVEHIAQSLDGTDEQLLAAPPECRDCGFAGFDDRANRPSRCPECRSESIEEPLFRVE from the coding sequence ATGGAGAACGCGAACGCGACGACGCGCGAGCGGATCGCCGACTACCTTCGCGAGCGGACCGCGGCCGCGGGCACCATCGCCAACGAGTTCGACATCCCGACGAACGACGCGCTCTCACACGTCGAACACATCGCCCAGTCGCTCGACGGCACCGACGAACAGCTCCTCGCCGCCCCGCCCGAGTGTCGCGACTGTGGCTTCGCGGGCTTCGACGACCGCGCGAACCGCCCCTCGCGGTGTCCGGAGTGCCGAAGCGAGTCGATCGAGGAACCGCTGTTCAGGGTCGAGTAA
- a CDS encoding radical SAM protein, protein MTDPTTLDVTLVDGYVDEPAHFGVPPYVSTYPRFTAGALVDAGVPEERITYHTIDELREEKANWRDVAEADLTIYLGGMTVPGKYVGGTPAEPDEMKEIAWVAEGTTLLGGPVRFGVGEENAGGQEMERKDLDFEFVAKGDVEAAAHDLVESGLEGFGNRMRDVEEVTRWAREGAFVVESHPNHPDYLICEIETSRGCAYRCSFCTEPLYGNPSFRPPESIVREVEALYEAGVRHFRLGRQADLLAYGGDGEAPNPEALRDLYGGIREVAPDLGTLHLDNINPITIVRWPEESREGLEIIAEHNTPGDTAAFGLESADPVVQEQNDLNVTADECFRAVEIVNEAAGWRPDEDRLPKLLPGINLLHGLAGEREETYELNKQFLHRVYDAGLSLRRVNIRQVMAFAGTKMNETGTAIADDHKKLFKRYKREVREEIDNPMLGRVAPVGTLLPDVHLEYHQDGTTFGRQLGTYPLLVGIPGEQPLGETVDIAVTDHGYRSVSGVPAPLDLNAASMDELAALPGLGKQRAGTLVVNRPYGSPDEASDTLGVDLPSFATARTPEGAD, encoded by the coding sequence ATGACCGACCCCACAACCCTCGACGTGACCCTCGTGGACGGCTACGTCGACGAACCCGCCCACTTCGGGGTCCCGCCGTACGTCTCGACCTACCCGCGGTTCACCGCCGGCGCGCTGGTGGATGCCGGCGTTCCCGAAGAGCGGATCACCTACCACACCATCGACGAGCTCCGCGAGGAGAAGGCCAACTGGCGCGACGTGGCCGAGGCCGACCTCACGATCTACCTCGGCGGGATGACGGTCCCCGGGAAGTACGTCGGTGGAACCCCGGCCGAACCCGACGAAATGAAGGAGATCGCGTGGGTCGCGGAAGGGACCACGCTGCTCGGTGGCCCCGTCAGGTTCGGCGTCGGCGAGGAGAACGCGGGCGGGCAGGAGATGGAGCGCAAGGACCTCGACTTCGAGTTCGTGGCGAAGGGCGACGTCGAGGCGGCGGCCCACGACCTCGTCGAGAGTGGTTTGGAGGGGTTCGGGAACCGGATGCGCGACGTCGAGGAGGTCACGCGGTGGGCCCGCGAGGGCGCGTTCGTGGTCGAGAGCCACCCGAACCACCCCGACTACCTGATCTGTGAGATCGAGACCTCGCGCGGCTGTGCCTACCGGTGTTCGTTCTGTACCGAACCGCTCTACGGCAACCCGTCCTTCCGTCCCCCGGAGTCCATCGTCAGGGAGGTCGAAGCGCTCTACGAGGCGGGGGTTCGCCACTTCCGGCTCGGCCGCCAAGCCGACCTGCTGGCCTACGGCGGCGATGGCGAGGCCCCGAACCCCGAGGCGCTCCGCGACCTCTACGGCGGCATCCGCGAGGTGGCTCCCGACCTCGGTACCCTCCACCTCGACAACATCAACCCGATCACCATCGTCCGCTGGCCCGAGGAATCGAGGGAGGGCCTCGAGATCATCGCCGAGCACAACACCCCCGGTGACACGGCCGCGTTCGGGCTCGAAAGCGCCGACCCCGTTGTGCAGGAACAGAACGATTTGAACGTGACCGCCGACGAGTGTTTCCGGGCGGTCGAGATCGTCAACGAGGCCGCGGGCTGGCGACCCGACGAGGACCGACTCCCCAAACTTCTCCCCGGGATCAACCTCCTCCACGGTCTCGCGGGCGAGCGCGAGGAGACCTACGAACTGAACAAGCAGTTCCTCCACCGGGTCTACGACGCCGGACTCTCGCTCCGACGGGTCAACATCCGGCAGGTGATGGCCTTCGCAGGCACGAAGATGAACGAAACTGGGACCGCGATCGCCGACGACCACAAGAAGCTCTTCAAGCGCTACAAACGCGAGGTCCGCGAGGAGATCGACAACCCGATGCTCGGGCGCGTCGCCCCCGTCGGTACCCTGCTCCCGGACGTCCACCTCGAATACCATCAGGACGGCACGACCTTCGGCCGACAGCTCGGCACCTACCCGTTGCTCGTGGGGATCCCCGGCGAGCAGCCGCTCGGCGAGACGGTGGACATCGCCGTCACGGACCACGGCTATCGGTCGGTGTCGGGCGTTCCCGCCCCGCTCGACCTCAACGCGGCCTCGATGGACGAGCTCGCGGCGCTGCCCGGGCTCGGCAAACAGCGCGCGGGCACGCTGGTGGTGAACCGACCCTACGGCTCGCCCGACGAGGCGAGCGACACGCTCGGCGTCGACCTCCCGAGCTTCGCGACCGCACGAACGCCCGAGGGCGCGGACTGA
- a CDS encoding SDR family oxidoreductase, whose amino-acid sequence MSRVAILGCGYVGLELGRRLAPDHEVVGVRRSADGCELIERAGFEAVQADITSRGDLEDVPDVDTVVFAASSGGRDAAAAREVYVEGLRTAIDAFGAREEPPDRLVYTSSTGVYGDHGGEWVDEETPIEPTTEKTEVLAEAERVAIEEAGSSGIDGTVARFAGLYGPDRYRLERYLDGPVTEGYLNMVHRDDAAGAVRFLLAADAARGETVLVADDEPADRWAFADWLADECGVERPEKRTTEARLADDDLTEAARRRVRTSKRCSNDKLRELGYEFAFPTYREGYRAAVAAFRDE is encoded by the coding sequence ATGAGCCGGGTCGCGATCCTCGGCTGTGGCTACGTGGGACTCGAACTCGGTCGACGGCTCGCGCCCGACCACGAGGTCGTCGGGGTGCGTCGATCCGCCGACGGGTGCGAGCTGATCGAACGCGCGGGGTTCGAGGCAGTCCAGGCTGACATCACCAGCCGGGGCGATCTCGAAGACGTTCCCGACGTCGACACGGTGGTGTTCGCGGCGAGTTCGGGCGGTCGGGATGCCGCGGCGGCACGCGAGGTCTACGTCGAGGGACTTCGCACCGCGATCGACGCGTTCGGGGCGCGCGAGGAGCCGCCCGACCGGCTGGTCTACACCTCCTCGACGGGTGTCTACGGCGACCACGGGGGGGAGTGGGTCGACGAGGAGACGCCGATCGAACCCACCACGGAGAAGACGGAGGTGCTGGCGGAGGCCGAACGGGTGGCCATCGAGGAGGCAGGATCGAGCGGGATCGACGGTACCGTCGCCCGGTTCGCGGGGCTCTACGGTCCGGATCGGTACCGGCTCGAACGTTACCTCGACGGACCGGTGACGGAGGGCTATCTCAACATGGTCCACCGCGACGACGCCGCCGGTGCGGTGCGATTCCTGCTCGCCGCCGACGCCGCCCGTGGGGAGACGGTGCTCGTGGCCGACGACGAACCCGCCGACCGGTGGGCGTTCGCCGACTGGCTCGCCGACGAGTGTGGGGTCGAACGGCCCGAGAAGCGGACGACCGAAGCGCGACTCGCGGACGACGACCTCACCGAGGCCGCTCGGCGGCGGGTGAGGACCTCGAAACGGTGTTCGAACGACAAGCTTCGGGAACTCGGCTACGAGTTTGCGTTCCCGACCTACCGCGAAGGCTACCGCGCCGCGGTCGCGGCGTTTCGGGACGAGTAG
- a CDS encoding helix-turn-helix transcriptional regulator: MTTREDISFLAGSENRVRILEALRDRPHRQSDLVREGDLSRSTVHRTLDGLTDREWVVRDDGRFRLTPGGRLILERYEGLESAVERVGEWGSFLNRLGGDAGALPLAALDDATLIAGCPENPHAALTHLADVFTNATDAERFRGISPVVSTVINEAAFELVSAGVPMELVIDDSVFSTSKASFSDALDDAHAFENIELFQYPGPLEFGLTILDDRVLVGAYDDRGVLRECLDGTDDALFEWATEVYDERRSAARRIDPLASE, from the coding sequence ATGACCACGCGCGAAGATATCTCGTTTCTTGCGGGGTCGGAAAACCGGGTGCGAATCCTCGAAGCGCTCCGTGACCGGCCGCATCGCCAGTCCGATCTCGTTCGCGAGGGTGACCTCTCGCGCTCAACGGTCCACCGGACGCTCGATGGGCTCACGGACCGCGAGTGGGTCGTCCGCGACGACGGGAGGTTTCGTCTCACGCCGGGCGGACGGCTGATCCTCGAACGCTACGAGGGGCTCGAGAGCGCGGTCGAGCGCGTCGGCGAGTGGGGGTCGTTCCTGAACCGGCTGGGCGGCGACGCCGGGGCGCTCCCGCTCGCCGCGCTCGACGACGCCACGCTGATAGCCGGCTGTCCCGAGAACCCCCACGCGGCGCTCACCCACCTCGCCGACGTGTTCACGAACGCGACCGACGCCGAGCGCTTTCGGGGGATCTCGCCGGTCGTGAGCACCGTCATCAACGAGGCCGCCTTCGAGCTCGTGAGCGCCGGCGTCCCGATGGAGCTCGTCATCGACGATTCGGTGTTCTCCACCTCGAAGGCGTCCTTCTCCGACGCGCTCGACGACGCCCACGCGTTCGAGAACATCGAGCTGTTCCAGTATCCCGGCCCATTGGAGTTCGGGCTCACGATACTCGACGACCGCGTGTTGGTGGGTGCCTACGACGACCGTGGGGTGCTCCGTGAGTGTCTCGACGGTACCGACGACGCGCTCTTCGAGTGGGCGACCGAGGTCTACGACGAGCGGCGGTCGGCGGCCCGGCGCATCGACCCGCTGGCGTCGGAGTGA
- a CDS encoding DUF7344 domain-containing protein has product MASKQLSEYEIHDVLRNERRTRLLERLQEAHDTVTLRELSEHIAALETGETPPPRRVRESVYNSCHQSHLPKLHRMGVVEYEPDRKLVGLGETWFQVSPYMNPSAESAIVWPAYSLLVGSVGMVVIALSSLGVAFFDAVPILGWVGLILAVSIASALYRGHISNREDPVRAWFEGRGDL; this is encoded by the coding sequence ATGGCATCGAAACAACTGAGCGAATACGAAATACACGATGTACTCCGGAACGAACGGCGTACTCGGCTGCTAGAACGCCTCCAGGAAGCGCATGACACCGTCACGCTCCGGGAGTTGTCCGAACACATCGCGGCGCTCGAAACCGGGGAGACGCCGCCACCACGTCGGGTGCGCGAAAGCGTCTACAACTCTTGTCACCAGTCACACCTCCCGAAGCTCCACCGGATGGGCGTCGTCGAGTACGAACCCGACCGGAAACTCGTCGGACTGGGTGAGACGTGGTTCCAGGTGAGCCCGTACATGAACCCCAGCGCCGAGAGCGCCATCGTGTGGCCGGCTTACAGCTTGCTGGTCGGGTCGGTCGGGATGGTGGTCATCGCGCTCTCCAGCCTCGGTGTGGCGTTCTTCGACGCGGTCCCGATCCTGGGCTGGGTCGGCCTCATCCTCGCCGTCAGTATCGCGTCCGCGCTCTATCGAGGACACATCTCGAACCGAGAGGATCCGGTCAGGGCGTGGTTCGAGGGCCGAGGGGACCTCTAA
- a CDS encoding DUF5791 family protein codes for MGTTTPTGPDRCGCETWVDHHRLVVDATDCPAGGRLTNPACRTRIVGAVTPRVTSIRVRTEAGTVVHPDGVVGLLVAADRFAALVEDRDAGLARRTRRDPRGAARVAVGRRGRIADLAAETGLIEGLRRLASGRRGFDTTTELNPLTSAGGSRPMLHDIDDAGELDSAELRARYDERLRAVIDEHGVETVADESGVETETVRAFAAGDSPEITLDEAAAVLATSEDEPDAEAIVTETRDALLLGMTTAVLDVEAVESGINGSFDAREIQQKIEGRLPMTLDELAMIHGYIEERKP; via the coding sequence GTGGGTACGACGACCCCGACGGGCCCCGACCGGTGTGGCTGTGAGACGTGGGTCGACCACCATCGGCTCGTCGTCGACGCGACCGACTGCCCGGCCGGCGGTCGGCTGACGAACCCGGCATGTCGGACACGTATCGTCGGTGCGGTCACGCCCCGCGTCACCTCGATCCGCGTTCGGACCGAGGCCGGCACGGTCGTCCATCCCGATGGGGTCGTCGGGCTTCTCGTTGCGGCCGACCGCTTCGCGGCACTGGTCGAGGACCGTGACGCGGGTCTGGCGAGACGAACGCGCCGCGATCCCCGGGGAGCGGCTCGCGTAGCGGTCGGCCGCCGGGGCCGCATCGCCGACCTCGCTGCCGAAACCGGACTCATCGAGGGGCTTCGTCGGCTCGCGAGCGGCCGGAGGGGGTTCGACACGACGACCGAACTCAACCCACTTACGTCGGCGGGCGGTAGCCGTCCCATGCTCCACGATATCGACGACGCCGGCGAACTGGACTCGGCGGAGCTCCGGGCGCGCTACGACGAGCGCCTGCGGGCGGTGATCGACGAGCACGGGGTCGAGACCGTCGCCGACGAGTCGGGCGTCGAGACGGAAACGGTTCGCGCGTTCGCGGCGGGCGACTCGCCCGAGATCACGCTCGACGAGGCCGCGGCGGTGCTCGCCACGAGCGAGGACGAACCCGACGCCGAGGCCATCGTCACGGAGACCCGCGACGCGCTGCTCCTCGGGATGACCACCGCGGTGCTCGACGTCGAGGCGGTCGAGTCCGGGATAAACGGTTCGTTCGACGCCCGCGAGATCCAACAGAAGATCGAGGGGCGACTCCCGATGACCCTCGACGAGCTCGCGATGATCCACGGCTACATCGAGGAGCGGAAACCATGA
- a CDS encoding flippase-like domain-containing protein — MSREVAVSVVLPAYNEEATLAGTVETTLSTLDSFLPDGSFEVLIAEDGCDDATPEIATRLANEDDRVRHVHSDERLGRGGALVQAFTAAEGETLAYLDTDLATDMTHLETLVESVRSGEYDVATGSRLLGTSDADRPANRDVPSKVFNRLVRLFLRSSVRDHQCGFKAFSREVFEDVVPAIDDDHWFWDTELLVRAQRAGYRVNEFPVAWTPKGDTKVDFVRDVLGMGGGILRTWWQVIVAPRITRRVTLAAGTLLTVLAVVLMTQYLEVSSVLDAIEGADLALVAVSALVYALSWPVRGVRYRDILAELGFEEGVGFLTGAVFVSQTGNLVFPARAGDAVRAYVVKTRRRVPYPAGFASLAVERVFDLLTITLLAGVVFLGLAATGATSLTGLAATVAGGHQSGQLAVTVAGGIGIAAIAAVGLIVASASSDSNLVRRGVRAISTDAYADTVAGVIERFVGDIQAVASDRGAFVRVGASSLLIWTLDVVTALVVFAAFDVSAAPSTLLAVGFFAVSVGNLAKVLPLSPGGIGLYEGAFALLVTGLSPVGFSVALAVAIVDHAVKNVVTVIGGLVSMAVLNVSLTTAVEEGQEVEAAPTE; from the coding sequence ATGAGCCGCGAGGTCGCCGTGAGCGTCGTCCTTCCCGCTTATAACGAGGAGGCCACGCTCGCGGGGACCGTCGAAACCACGCTCTCGACCCTCGACTCGTTTCTCCCCGACGGGTCCTTCGAGGTCCTGATCGCCGAGGACGGCTGCGACGACGCTACCCCCGAGATCGCGACCCGCCTCGCGAACGAGGACGACCGGGTTCGCCACGTTCACAGCGACGAGCGGCTCGGCCGCGGCGGGGCGCTCGTTCAGGCCTTCACGGCCGCCGAGGGTGAGACCCTCGCGTATCTCGACACCGACCTCGCGACGGACATGACCCACCTCGAAACGCTGGTCGAGAGCGTGCGCTCGGGCGAGTACGACGTCGCCACGGGCTCCCGACTCCTCGGGACGAGTGACGCCGACCGGCCCGCGAACCGCGACGTCCCGAGCAAGGTCTTCAACCGGCTCGTCAGGCTGTTCCTGCGCTCGTCGGTTCGCGACCACCAGTGCGGATTCAAGGCGTTCTCCCGCGAGGTGTTCGAGGACGTCGTCCCGGCGATCGACGACGACCACTGGTTCTGGGACACCGAACTCCTCGTGCGCGCCCAGCGCGCCGGCTACCGGGTCAACGAGTTCCCCGTCGCCTGGACGCCGAAGGGCGACACGAAGGTCGACTTCGTCCGCGACGTGCTCGGGATGGGCGGCGGGATCCTCCGGACATGGTGGCAGGTCATCGTCGCCCCGCGGATCACCCGGCGGGTCACGCTCGCCGCCGGCACCCTCCTGACGGTTCTCGCGGTCGTCCTGATGACCCAGTATCTCGAAGTGTCGAGCGTGCTCGACGCCATCGAGGGGGCCGACCTCGCCCTGGTGGCCGTCTCGGCGCTGGTCTACGCGCTCTCGTGGCCGGTCCGTGGCGTGCGCTACCGCGATATCCTCGCCGAGCTCGGTTTCGAGGAGGGCGTGGGCTTCCTCACGGGTGCGGTGTTCGTCTCCCAGACGGGGAACCTCGTCTTCCCGGCGCGGGCGGGCGACGCGGTCCGGGCCTACGTCGTGAAGACCCGCCGCCGGGTGCCCTACCCTGCCGGCTTCGCCTCGCTCGCTGTCGAGCGCGTCTTCGACCTCCTCACCATCACCCTGCTCGCGGGCGTGGTCTTCCTCGGGCTCGCCGCGACCGGCGCGACCAGCCTCACCGGGCTCGCCGCGACCGTCGCGGGCGGCCACCAGAGCGGCCAGCTCGCCGTGACGGTCGCGGGCGGGATCGGTATCGCCGCCATCGCCGCCGTGGGGCTCATCGTCGCCAGCGCGAGTTCGGACTCGAACCTCGTCCGCCGCGGTGTGCGGGCCATCAGCACGGACGCCTACGCCGACACGGTCGCCGGCGTCATCGAACGTTTCGTCGGCGATATCCAGGCCGTCGCCAGCGACCGTGGCGCGTTCGTTCGCGTCGGCGCGTCGAGTCTCCTCATCTGGACGCTCGACGTCGTGACCGCGCTCGTCGTCTTCGCCGCGTTCGACGTCTCGGCGGCCCCGTCGACCCTCCTCGCGGTCGGCTTCTTCGCGGTGAGCGTCGGCAACCTCGCGAAGGTCCTCCCACTCTCGCCCGGCGGCATCGGTCTCTACGAGGGCGCGTTCGCGCTCCTCGTCACGGGGCTCTCGCCGGTCGGCTTCTCGGTCGCGCTCGCGGTCGCCATCGTCGACCACGCCGTGAAGAACGTCGTCACCGTCATCGGGGGTCTCGTCTCGATGGCGGTCCTCAACGTCTCGCTCACCACCGCCGTCGAGGAGGGCCAAGAGGTCGAGGCCGCGCCCACGGAATAA
- the gdhB gene encoding glutamate dehydrogenase GdhB, producing MSEDTSASSNGSSSPDAEHSIGETAQQQLTQAAAYVDVDPDIIEQLHHPSKIQEVTIPVRRDDGTVDVFTGYRAQHDSVRGPYKGGLRYSPEVDRDECVGLAMLMTWKCAVMDLPFGGAKGGVRVNPKELSEIETERLTRRLTHEFSSFIGPTKDIPAPDIGTDSQVMGWIMDAYSMRNGETTSGVVTGKRPAIGGSYGRSEAPGRSVAIVTREACGHYDRPLDETTVAVQGFGSVGATAARILDSWGATVTAVSDVDGAIRDPTGLDVADIDTEGPLTDAATDESIETISNETLLELDVDVLIPAAIGNVVTDENVDDVEADLIVEGANGPTTPAADEALEDRGVPVIPDILANAGGVTVSYFEWLQDINRRAWSKERVNEELEDEMLTAWQGVRDEFEERSVSWRDAAYIVALSRIAEAYDERGLWP from the coding sequence ATGAGCGAGGACACGTCCGCATCTTCGAACGGGTCGTCGAGTCCCGACGCGGAACACTCGATCGGTGAAACGGCACAACAACAGCTCACGCAGGCCGCTGCCTACGTCGACGTCGATCCGGACATCATCGAACAGCTCCACCACCCCAGCAAAATACAGGAGGTCACCATCCCGGTCAGGCGGGACGACGGGACCGTCGACGTCTTCACCGGCTATCGGGCACAGCACGACAGCGTCCGCGGGCCCTACAAGGGTGGGCTGCGCTACAGCCCGGAAGTCGATCGGGACGAGTGCGTCGGGCTGGCGATGTTGATGACATGGAAGTGTGCGGTGATGGACCTCCCGTTCGGCGGCGCGAAAGGCGGTGTGCGGGTGAACCCGAAGGAGCTGAGCGAGATCGAAACCGAACGGCTCACGCGCCGATTGACCCACGAGTTCAGTTCGTTCATCGGTCCGACGAAGGACATCCCCGCCCCGGATATCGGGACCGACTCCCAGGTCATGGGCTGGATCATGGACGCGTACAGCATGCGAAACGGCGAGACGACGTCCGGGGTCGTGACCGGGAAGCGTCCGGCCATCGGTGGCAGTTACGGGCGCTCCGAGGCACCGGGCCGGAGCGTCGCGATCGTCACCCGGGAGGCCTGTGGACACTACGACCGGCCGCTCGACGAAACGACGGTCGCAGTCCAGGGCTTCGGGAGCGTCGGGGCGACCGCAGCGCGGATACTGGACAGCTGGGGAGCGACGGTCACGGCGGTCAGCGACGTCGACGGAGCGATCCGCGACCCGACGGGGCTCGACGTCGCGGACATCGACACCGAGGGGCCGCTGACCGATGCCGCGACCGATGAAAGCATCGAGACGATCTCGAACGAGACGCTGCTCGAACTCGACGTCGACGTTCTCATCCCGGCCGCGATAGGGAACGTGGTCACGGACGAGAACGTCGACGACGTCGAGGCCGACCTCATCGTCGAGGGCGCGAACGGGCCGACGACGCCCGCAGCCGACGAGGCCCTCGAAGACCGTGGCGTCCCGGTCATCCCGGACATCCTCGCGAACGCCGGCGGCGTGACGGTGAGCTACTTCGAGTGGCTCCAGGACATCAACCGACGAGCCTGGTCGAAAGAGCGGGTGAACGAGGAGCTCGAGGACGAAATGCTGACGGCCTGGCAGGGCGTTCGGGACGAGTTCGAGGAGCGCTCCGTCTCGTGGCGCGATGCCGCGTACATCGTCGCGCTCTCGCGGATCGCCGAGGCCTACGACGAACGCGGACTCTGGCCGTAG